The nucleotide sequence gaggcattttgtgataaaactgcACACCTAACGAATTTTGCAGGTGgtattaccaagttggggacagTATCAGTGTTGTTGGTAATGAGCCTTTTGCCTGTCTCTCtaataattctacatggtatcagaaccAGGGAGCGGGCCAGTATTGTATTGTCACATGATGGGTGGGTTCCCTTCGCCCCGCATGTAAGCTGAGTCCTATTGACTTcacgtggttgccgatgtgtggatcttCTATGTGTGACCCACTAATTAGGTCTCACGTGAGGAGATGTGTTGAAATCCCACATCAGctagagaaagaaaaaagagtttaaatatcttaaACCCACTACAACTAATACCGaggttttttgtgataaaacctcacacatgatggattgtgcaggtggtaattaccaagttgggaaCAATATCAATGTTGTTGGTAATGAGTCCTTGGCCCATCTCTCTgataattttataataaaaccccacacctgacagATTATGTAAGTGATAATTACCAAAGTAGAGACAATATCAGTGTTGTTGGAAGTTGGCTTATGACCCGCCTCTTTGATAATTCTACATGAGTAGCAAAGCGTGAAGACAAAACTGCCTACTAATAGGTGTGTCTAGTTGAatgagttttgtaagtctttcTATACTCATTTCTCTTAGCGTGTGTATTGGCTTGGGAGCCGAGGAATTTCTCAGTAGTGGGTTTTGCCTCGTTAAATCCTACATACTATGtgaatattttatttatcttttttacTGCATATGTGTATGATAAGTTGATATGTATTGTGAAtgtgaaaattaaattgaaaattgattttgaatttttaagttGTAACCTATTCATCCTTCCAGATTAACCTAGTACCCATCTGAGAACTTTTACTTACTACACATATAGTAGGCTTAATCCCCCTTAACTTAagcatggcatattttcttACTACAAATGGAGGTTTTGTAGGGAAGGACTCCTTCAGAGAattgattcttttttttctttttcttttttccttctggttttttatttatttttggactAAGGTCTGTTGAGAGGACTGAAATTTGGACTTGGGCTTAAGGAAGTTAACGGAATGGGCTGACGGAGAAATACTTTTGTCAGGGGCACATGTTGGAATTAAAGTAATTGGTGCACTCTGGGCCTTTTATTCTGCGTGCTGGGCTTTAGTTTCTAAGCCTAGCTCCCGttaattttgtccttatcattactAAAAAGTGAtttaactatttttttattataaaaaataataatactgaAGTACTCACTTGTGTACCATAACAAAATGCGAAACAAGAAAACTAGCATAAGCATGGTAGAGCATGCTTTATGGGAACGCATGCCGTCATGTGGTGTGTTTATAAACTCATCAATTACTATATACGAATTTGAAACGTCGCGTGACGATTTAATTGTAACATTCATGTCATGATTGAAATGGTGATCGATGTTCTTGTTATCATCAAATGAAACCACATGCTATCATAACgtccaaataattttttttttccaataaatattGTCACAAATCGCTGTCCGGCTTGCTTTCAATATGAGTACCCACTTAACCGACACAACCATATCGATTAATTATAGCTTAATTTGTATCTGCATGCAAATAAAAGCCATTTATGGTCACCACACACCCATAAAGGGTAGGATATACTTTGTGTTAATGAATTtcgttatttttcttttaaaaaaatattataattggAGAATTCTATTTTcttaataattatttaaaaatactttaacaaaaaattaattaaattagatATTTGTAGCAATTAATATGTAAAGAATACATGGATGGTTTTTCTTGAGgatttttgtaattaaaattGTTGATTAGTTCAATAAATGGCTAAATGGTTATGCAAATGAACAATTacgattataaaaaaaatgaacaattacgattatgatttttattttaatagtgAAAAAACATTAATTATAACTGAATGGACAAAATGTGCGCTTAATGATGAACACAGTTATTGTCTCAAGAAACATTCACGTGAGTGAGATACTACGGTGACGACACCTAAATTTATTAACGCGTTTTTATATGAATAAATTGAGACACATACCACTATGTAATTGATTTGTAATTGTGCTTGTGATGGACAAAAGCATGTCATTAGAATTAAGTGTGGTTTCCTTAATATCCCACTCGCAAGTCAAAGGCCAAACCCCAAAACTCAACGGATAAAAAAGTATatataacaacaaaaagaaatattaagAAAATCACCAAAATTTGATTAACCCGCCAATTACGCAGCATTGTCCTAAGCTAATTTCAATCTCTACAAAACTAACCCGAACTTCCTCGCATGCACACACACGCGCACAAAACGCCTTTCCTTTCCATAAAAAGTCCAAGCAAGTCAGTGTCTCGAAGAAAACTCACGGAGagaaaccgagagagagagagagagagagagagacccaaTGGAGGAAGGGCTCGGAGGAGAGGAGTACTTGTTCAAGGTGGTGCTAATAGGCGACTCGGCGGTGGGCAAGTCCAACCTCCTCTCGCGGTTCGCCCGCAACGAGTTCGACCCCAACAACAAGGCCACAATCGGGGTCGAGTTTCTGACCCAAGAATTGGAAATCGACGGCAAAATGATCAAAGCCCAGATCTGGGACACCGCCGGCCAAGAGCGCTTCAGGGCCGTCACCTCTGCTTACTACAGAGGCGCTGTTGGCGCCCTGATTGTCTACGATATCAGTAGGAAGACCACCTTCGAGAGCGTCAAGCGCTGGCTCGATGAGCTTACCAGTAAGTTTTTGCATGATCTTTTTGTTAAAGATTGgttttttctgtttggttggtgagaaaatGCGGGAAAATGAAGAATTTTTGTGGGTTTTGGATGATATCAAGTTTTGGTTAGCAGAGGGTGATTGTTTTAGCTGTGTTTTTCTTTACCAGTAAGTTTTTGCCTACCCAGATTGATTTTTCCGTTTGGTTTGTGAGAAAATGTAGGAACAATGAAGAGATTATTTGGTTAATGAaattaggggtggttcggtatgagattccaaatcgaaaATGGAATCTCAAATCGCAAACCGAAAATTTTCAGGACGGGAATTTGAAGACTATTCCTAAACCAAAATTTTGGTATTCCTAATTTTTGGAATTCTTGAATTATTTTCGGTATTTTAGGATGGTTTGGTATTCATAAATTTATACAAATTGAAATAGCAATCATTCGTACAAGTTAAATTAACATGTAACCCAAATAAAATAAGtaataaaatccaaaagcaaaaaaataagtTACAAACCTAATATGTTAAAAAACTAAcaacacaatttttttattcGTATCGGCAAATGTGGtgataaatggttatggttactACTTGTAGACCATACAAATTATATTGCTACTAGTAGTTAGCAACCGTTCGAATgtataagatatatatataaaatggaATCTTTAAGGGAATGgatattcatttttttataaaaataagaaTTAGTTGTAGGGTTCACACTACATCGACTATTAACGATTTGAAccgtttatttttcaattgtacctcatagatcatctttgcaaaatattagctaaattggaaatgtttaagacatctaattgggttcaaagaaattaaaaaatactttgttatataagaaataatgaaattttatcttgataattaaataggtttTGCTTATAGTTTTCCTTTCGTTTCCAATGGTATATAGTTTTGCTTATGTTTCTAAATTCCTCAAATTGTGCAATGTGCTTGACATGATTTAGTGAAAGCGTAAGAAATTGATCGTGAATGCTTATTATATTCTGTTCCGCAGCCGAAGTTTCTTCCAGAAATATCCCGTCTAACAAATACGAACCTTagtatttttgtgtgtttacaaATAGCTGCAACTTAGAGTAATTCAGTGGCTAATACTTTGGATTCATTAAGATGCTTATAGAACTTGTTGGTATTACCCCTTAATTAGTTTGCAGGTTTTGTTTTAACTTTCTGATCATTTTGACATTCATATTCGTATTTCTAATTTATCGAGGGTCAGACAGTTAACGCTTAATTGAATGATTACGCAGCTCATTGTGAAACAACGGTAGCAAGGATGCTGGTAGGAAACAAGTGTGATTTGGAGGACATTAGGGCTGTGAGCTTGGAAGAAGGCAAAAACCTTGCTGAGGAAGAAGGGCTATTCTTCATGGAGACTTCTGCACTGAATTCCACCAACGTTCAAACGGCTTTTGAGATAGTAATCCGGGAGATTTACAACAACGTCAGCCGCAAAGTCCTAAATTCTGATTCCTACAAGGCCGAGTTGTCTGTGAACCGAGTAAGCCTGATGAAAAACGGAGCAGACTCGAAGAGCCGGATGAATCTCTCTTGTTGCGGTGGATGATCCCTATTCCTTGGGTTTCACGTTTCCATTCAGGGTGTTCCTTCACCCCCAGCAGTCATTCATAAATCTTCAATTGGGGATTAGATATATCAACAAAACTATTTTCATAGTTTTCTAAAATTTCAATTTCTCATTACAGTGTTGTGTTGGGAATCCTGGGAGCACGTCCACAATCTGATTTTGAACAGTTTTGAATTCTTTGGAGGTTTTATTTTCAGCTTTGGTtgggttttattattaattatttggaaATTGAACTTTTTTAGTTGCAAACAAGAGTGCAGAAGAGAAAAATCATTATCGGGGGAGTGAGAATTCGAACTCGAGATATCTGGTGCATAGGTAAATGTTCTTAAGCAGCTAAATTACAAACCCTTTCAACTTTTTTTGGACCAACAAAGCCTTACAATTAATCAATGATTTTTTGGTATAAGAAACAAAGGTGCACAAGGATACATTAACCATACATctatcaaaataaatttatatgtac is from Malus sylvestris chromosome 5, drMalSylv7.2, whole genome shotgun sequence and encodes:
- the LOC126622073 gene encoding ras-related protein RABA5b-like, which translates into the protein MEEGLGGEEYLFKVVLIGDSAVGKSNLLSRFARNEFDPNNKATIGVEFLTQELEIDGKMIKAQIWDTAGQERFRAVTSAYYRGAVGALIVYDISRKTTFESVKRWLDELTTHCETTVARMLVGNKCDLEDIRAVSLEEGKNLAEEEGLFFMETSALNSTNVQTAFEIVIREIYNNVSRKVLNSDSYKAELSVNRVSLMKNGADSKSRMNLSCCGG